From a single Endozoicomonas euniceicola genomic region:
- the pflA gene encoding pyruvate formate-lyase-activating protein, translating into MSLGRVHSQDSFGTVDGPGIRYVVFMQGCHMRCRYCHNRDTWDLREGGELKSHGEVFQDIYKVRNFLSGGVTVTGGEPLIQAEFVADLFAECRKAGMHTCLDTNGFTKTISEPVERLLANTDLVLLDLKQIDDAMHQKLTYVTNQHPLNFARYLHKINKPVWIRYVVVEGYTVDPQYAARMAEFIAPMKNVEKVEILPYHALGVHKWDLLNDTYELESVTPPTTEQLEAIKKEFIQRGVVATY; encoded by the coding sequence ATGTCTTTAGGTCGTGTTCATTCTCAGGATTCATTTGGTACCGTCGACGGACCGGGTATCCGTTATGTGGTGTTTATGCAGGGATGTCATATGCGCTGCCGTTACTGCCATAACCGGGATACCTGGGATCTGCGTGAAGGTGGTGAACTTAAAAGTCATGGAGAGGTGTTTCAGGATATCTACAAGGTCAGGAATTTTCTGTCCGGTGGTGTGACGGTTACCGGCGGTGAGCCGCTGATCCAGGCTGAGTTTGTGGCTGATTTGTTTGCCGAGTGTCGTAAGGCGGGTATGCACACCTGTCTGGATACTAATGGTTTTACCAAAACCATTTCCGAGCCGGTTGAGCGACTGCTGGCGAATACCGATCTGGTATTGCTGGATCTCAAGCAGATTGATGATGCAATGCATCAGAAGCTGACCTACGTGACCAATCAACATCCATTAAATTTTGCCCGTTATCTGCATAAGATTAACAAGCCGGTCTGGATTCGTTATGTGGTGGTTGAAGGGTATACGGTTGATCCTCAGTATGCGGCAAGGATGGCTGAGTTTATAGCGCCCATGAAAAACGTCGAGAAGGTAGAGATCTTGCCTTATCACGCCCTGGGGGTGCATAAGTGGGACTTGCTCAATGATACGTATGAGCTGGAGTCTGTGACGCCGCCGACGACTGAGCAGCTTGAGGCTATTAAAAAAGAGTTTATTCAACGAGGGGTCGTTGCAACTTATTAG
- the pflB gene encoding formate C-acetyltransferase, producing the protein MSTQVNEIPTAWEGFVQGDWANSVNVRDFIQKNYTPYEGGDDFLVGSTKATDTLWADVMEGIKQENRTHAPVDFDTDLPSTITSHDAGYIRKDLETIVGLQTDKPLKRAIIANGGIRMVETSCQVYGKELDPMVKKIFTEYRKTHNAGVFDAYTPDVRACRKSGVITGLPDAYGRGRIIGDYRRVALYGIDFLINDKKAQHKSLDAVLESGEKLERTIQLREEIMEQIRALMQIKEMAAKYECDISVPAKNAQEAVQWTYFGYLAAVKSQNGAAMSLGRVASFLDVYIERDMKAGLITEDQAQEMIDHFVMKLRMVRFLRTPEYDDLFSGDPIWATESIGGMGLDGRTLVTRNSFRFLNTLYTMGPSPEPNITVLWSEELPKGFKEYCAKVSIDTSSIQYENDDLMRPDMDSDDYAIACCVSPMVLGKQMQFFGARANLAKTLLLAINGGVDEKTGLQVGPKEAPVTSEILDYEEVDARLDHFMDWLATQYVVALNSIHYMHDKYSYEASLMALHDRDVVRTMACGIAGLSVAADSLAAIKFTKVKAVRDENGIATDFEIEGDYPKFGNNDERVDAIACDLVERFMKKVASHTMYREAIPTQSILTITSNVVYGKKTGNTPDGRRAGQPFGPGANPMHGRDTSGAIASLSSVAKLPFAYAKDGISYTFSIVPNALGKDEDGRRRNLVGLMDGYFHNEGQEVEGGQHLNVNVLNREMLEDAVENPDKYPSLTIRVSGYAVRFNSLTPEQQRDVITRTFTATM; encoded by the coding sequence ATGAGCACTCAAGTCAATGAAATTCCCACAGCATGGGAAGGTTTTGTTCAGGGCGACTGGGCAAACAGCGTAAACGTTCGCGACTTTATCCAGAAGAACTACACCCCTTATGAGGGTGGTGACGACTTCCTGGTTGGCTCGACCAAGGCTACAGATACCCTGTGGGCCGACGTAATGGAAGGCATTAAGCAAGAAAACCGCACTCACGCGCCGGTTGATTTCGATACCGACCTGCCTTCTACCATCACTTCCCACGACGCTGGTTACATCCGTAAGGATCTGGAAACCATTGTTGGTCTGCAGACTGACAAGCCTCTGAAGCGTGCCATTATTGCTAATGGCGGCATTCGTATGGTTGAGACTTCCTGTCAGGTGTACGGTAAAGAGCTGGACCCAATGGTCAAGAAGATCTTTACCGAGTATCGCAAGACTCACAACGCCGGTGTATTTGATGCTTACACTCCGGACGTTCGCGCCTGCCGTAAGTCTGGTGTTATCACCGGTCTGCCGGATGCTTACGGCCGTGGTCGTATTATCGGCGACTACCGTCGTGTTGCTCTGTACGGTATTGATTTCCTGATCAATGACAAGAAAGCCCAGCACAAGAGCCTGGACGCTGTTCTGGAAAGCGGTGAGAAGCTGGAGCGTACCATTCAGCTGCGTGAAGAGATCATGGAGCAAATCCGTGCTCTGATGCAGATTAAGGAAATGGCCGCCAAGTACGAGTGCGACATTTCTGTACCTGCTAAGAATGCTCAGGAAGCGGTTCAGTGGACTTACTTCGGCTATCTGGCTGCGGTTAAGTCTCAGAATGGTGCTGCTATGTCTCTGGGTCGTGTAGCTTCCTTCCTGGACGTTTACATTGAACGTGACATGAAAGCTGGCCTGATTACTGAAGATCAGGCCCAGGAAATGATCGACCACTTCGTTATGAAGCTGCGTATGGTTCGCTTCCTGCGTACTCCTGAGTACGACGACCTGTTCTCCGGCGACCCGATCTGGGCGACTGAGTCTATTGGTGGCATGGGTCTGGATGGCCGTACTCTGGTTACCAGGAACAGCTTCCGTTTCCTGAATACCCTGTACACCATGGGCCCATCTCCGGAGCCAAACATCACTGTACTGTGGTCTGAAGAACTGCCTAAGGGCTTCAAAGAGTACTGCGCTAAAGTGTCCATCGACACCAGCTCTATCCAGTACGAAAACGACGACCTGATGCGTCCGGACATGGATAGCGATGACTACGCCATTGCCTGCTGTGTATCCCCGATGGTTCTGGGTAAGCAAATGCAGTTCTTCGGCGCTCGTGCCAACCTGGCCAAGACCCTGCTGCTGGCCATCAACGGTGGTGTTGATGAGAAGACCGGCCTGCAGGTAGGCCCTAAAGAAGCTCCGGTAACCAGCGAAATTCTGGATTACGAAGAGGTTGACGCCCGTCTGGATCACTTCATGGACTGGCTGGCGACTCAGTACGTGGTTGCTCTGAACAGCATTCACTACATGCACGACAAGTACTCCTACGAAGCTTCCCTGATGGCTCTGCACGACCGTGACGTAGTACGTACCATGGCTTGTGGTATTGCGGGTCTGTCCGTTGCGGCTGACTCTCTGGCAGCGATTAAGTTCACCAAGGTCAAGGCGGTTCGTGACGAAAACGGTATTGCGACTGATTTCGAAATCGAAGGTGATTATCCGAAATTTGGTAACAACGATGAGCGTGTAGACGCTATTGCCTGTGACCTGGTTGAGCGCTTCATGAAGAAGGTGGCTTCTCACACCATGTACCGTGAAGCCATTCCTACTCAGTCTATCCTGACCATCACTTCCAACGTTGTGTACGGTAAGAAGACGGGTAATACGCCAGACGGTCGTCGTGCAGGTCAGCCATTTGGTCCGGGTGCTAACCCAATGCACGGTCGTGACACGAGTGGTGCGATTGCCTCTCTGAGTTCTGTTGCTAAACTGCCGTTTGCTTATGCGAAAGACGGTATCTCCTACACCTTTTCCATCGTGCCGAATGCACTGGGTAAGGATGAGGACGGTCGTCGTCGTAACCTGGTAGGCCTGATGGATGGTTACTTCCACAATGAAGGTCAGGAAGTTGAAGGTGGTCAGCACCTGAACGTCAACGTACTGAACCGTGAAATGCTGGAAGACGCTGTCGAGAATCCGGACAAGTACCCTTCTCTGACTATCCGTGTATCCGGCTACGCAGTGCGCTTTAACTCTCTGACTCCAGAGCAGCAGCGTGACGTTATCACTCGTACCTTTACTGCTACCATGTAA
- a CDS encoding methylglyoxal synthase, whose translation MEYKSHTVPVKKSIALVAHDNKKDELMAWAMRHKDELVNHELYATGTTGGLLEEHLELPIHKFISGPLGGDQQIGALISESKLDLLVFFWDPFESQPHDPDIKALLRIAAVWNIPVACNESSADFVFSSPMMKKSHERRIPDYDCYLRSRSS comes from the coding sequence ATGGAATATAAAAGTCATACGGTTCCTGTGAAAAAAAGCATTGCGCTGGTAGCACATGATAATAAAAAAGATGAGCTGATGGCCTGGGCCATGCGTCACAAGGACGAACTGGTTAATCATGAGCTCTATGCGACAGGTACCACAGGAGGGCTGCTGGAGGAGCACCTTGAACTTCCGATTCATAAATTTATCAGTGGTCCGCTGGGGGGTGACCAGCAGATAGGCGCGCTGATTTCAGAGAGTAAGCTGGATTTGCTGGTATTTTTCTGGGACCCGTTTGAGTCACAGCCCCACGACCCGGATATTAAGGCTCTGCTGAGGATTGCGGCGGTATGGAATATCCCGGTGGCCTGTAATGAGAGTTCAGCGGACTTTGTATTCTCATCGCCAATGATGAAGAAAAGCCACGAACGAAGAATTCCTGATTACGACTGTTACCTTCGTTCCAGATCGTCCTGA
- a CDS encoding lipase family protein gives MRRSGFSRAAVRRPPRIDPTLANAHLASFPYHQDVNQLPPGYVLNPVIASQITESARKLPGGEELSFISTSHAASSNSGPGASASTSKAITFITSKSGLVAYVIEGGGAYNLIFGGTTSGATAGDLTQRSMANLRHTMSQWAANIKNGLGGLPKCYTEAQLLLAALIKHTAYSGSKAAVYGHSLGGGMATYAAASLSTESCNIAATGFCSAELGNAAIEAIKANRTEESTAAAISKINHLLIAGDPVSSVGRVVPRLQHVGDVTKIDHIPGVSNPVKIHDQFMSSISFHFS, from the coding sequence ATGCGCCGATCCGGTTTTTCAAGAGCTGCTGTCAGACGCCCCCCACGAATTGACCCGACACTCGCCAACGCACATTTGGCAAGCTTTCCCTACCATCAGGATGTAAACCAGCTGCCTCCGGGGTATGTATTGAATCCGGTCATTGCATCACAAATCACAGAAAGCGCCCGAAAGCTGCCTGGCGGCGAGGAACTGTCGTTTATAAGTACCAGTCATGCCGCCAGCTCCAATTCTGGCCCCGGAGCCAGTGCCAGCACCAGCAAAGCCATCACATTCATTACCTCTAAATCCGGATTGGTGGCGTATGTCATAGAGGGGGGAGGTGCTTATAATCTCATTTTTGGTGGTACAACATCTGGCGCAACCGCAGGTGACTTAACCCAGAGAAGTATGGCTAACCTCAGGCATACCATGTCACAGTGGGCAGCAAACATAAAAAATGGCTTAGGTGGATTACCAAAATGTTACACCGAGGCACAACTTCTGTTAGCGGCACTGATTAAACATACGGCCTACTCCGGCTCTAAGGCTGCCGTTTACGGGCACTCGCTGGGCGGAGGTATGGCCACTTATGCGGCGGCCAGCCTGAGTACAGAAAGCTGCAACATTGCAGCTACCGGATTTTGTTCGGCCGAACTGGGCAATGCTGCGATAGAAGCGATCAAGGCCAACCGTACTGAAGAGAGTACCGCTGCTGCTATTTCCAAAATAAATCACCTCCTTATAGCGGGCGATCCGGTCTCTTCTGTTGGCAGGGTTGTTCCCAGGCTTCAGCACGTCGGAGATGTAACAAAAATAGATCATATTCCGGGAGTCAGTAACCCGGTTAAAATTCACGACCAGTTCATGTCATCCATTAGCTTTCATTTCTCCTGA
- a CDS encoding sodium ion-translocating decarboxylase subunit beta, protein MDKMLNLWYGSGLYNMSSGQFVMIIVGFVLLYLAIRKQFEPLLLVPIGFGGIMANIPAAGLALPAIEQALSIAQPQVVAAIAAVLGVEVTSVSPYELVSLYNEAGVAVQQAVNAVVADFGYSNGVLYTFYKVAIASGAAPLVIFMGVGAMTDFGPLLANPKMLFLGAAAQFGIFTTVLGAVGLSAMGLMNFSLADAAAIGIIGGADGPTAIYVSSVLAPELLGAIAVAAYSYMALVPLIQPPIMRALTTEEERRIVMVQLRSVSKTERIVFPLLLLVLVALMLPDAAPLLGMFCFGNLMKECGVVERLSDTVQNALINIVTIFLGLAVGSKLVADKFLQPETLGILSLGVVAFSIGTASGLLMAKLMNKLSKHKVNPLIGSAGVSAVPMAARVSNKLGLEANPQNFLLMHAMGPNVAGVIGSAVAAGVMIKYLSGM, encoded by the coding sequence ATGGATAAGATGCTTAACCTCTGGTACGGCTCCGGTCTGTACAATATGAGCTCTGGTCAGTTCGTCATGATTATTGTAGGTTTTGTCCTGCTTTATCTGGCGATTCGCAAGCAGTTCGAGCCTCTGTTGCTGGTGCCGATTGGCTTTGGTGGCATTATGGCCAATATTCCTGCGGCTGGTTTGGCACTTCCTGCCATAGAACAGGCTCTGTCTATCGCTCAACCTCAGGTGGTTGCTGCTATTGCAGCAGTGCTTGGGGTTGAAGTGACAAGCGTAAGCCCTTATGAGTTGGTGAGTCTTTATAACGAAGCGGGTGTGGCTGTGCAGCAGGCTGTTAATGCTGTGGTAGCTGACTTTGGTTACTCTAACGGTGTCTTGTATACCTTCTATAAAGTAGCGATTGCATCGGGTGCTGCGCCGCTGGTGATCTTTATGGGTGTCGGTGCCATGACCGACTTTGGTCCGCTGCTGGCTAACCCGAAAATGCTGTTTCTGGGGGCTGCTGCGCAGTTTGGTATTTTTACCACGGTGCTGGGCGCTGTGGGTTTGAGTGCCATGGGACTGATGAACTTCAGCCTGGCGGATGCCGCGGCGATTGGTATTATCGGTGGTGCCGATGGTCCGACGGCGATCTATGTGTCCAGTGTTCTGGCTCCGGAGCTGTTGGGTGCGATTGCAGTAGCCGCTTACTCTTACATGGCCCTGGTGCCTCTGATTCAGCCGCCGATTATGAGGGCGCTGACCACTGAGGAAGAACGCAGGATTGTTATGGTGCAGCTGCGCTCCGTCAGTAAGACCGAGCGTATTGTGTTCCCGCTGTTGTTGCTGGTGCTGGTGGCTTTGATGCTGCCCGATGCGGCACCGCTTCTGGGTATGTTCTGCTTCGGTAATCTGATGAAAGAGTGTGGTGTGGTGGAGCGTCTGTCTGACACGGTTCAGAATGCGCTGATCAACATTGTCACTATTTTCCTGGGTCTTGCGGTGGGTTCCAAGCTGGTGGCTGATAAGTTCCTGCAACCTGAAACCCTGGGTATTCTGTCTCTGGGTGTTGTTGCCTTCAGTATCGGTACGGCGTCTGGCCTGCTGATGGCGAAGCTGATGAACAAGCTCAGCAAACATAAAGTGAACCCTCTGATTGGTTCTGCCGGTGTGTCTGCTGTGCCTATGGCGGCGCGGGTTTCCAACAAGCTGGGGCTGGAAGCGAATCCACAGAACTTCCTGCTGATGCACGCTATGGGACCCAACGTTGCGGGTGTTATCGGCTCTGCGGTAGCGGCTGGTGTGATGATTAAGTACCTGTCTGGTATGTGA
- the oadA gene encoding sodium-extruding oxaloacetate decarboxylase subunit alpha yields MANVKKPLGITDVVLRDAHQSLFATRLRLEDMLPIAEKLDDIGFWSLETWGGATFDSCIRFLGEDPWERLRTLKKAMPKTRQQMLLRGQNLLGYRHYADDVVDKFIERACVNGMDVFRVFDAMNDPRNLKQAMQAVKRHGGHAQGTLSYTTSEVHTTDMWLSLAKQIEDMGADSLCIKDMSGIITPADVFDLVKRLKKETDLELQLHCHATSGLSSMSILKAVEAGIDRVDTAISSMSMTYGHSPTESIVAALQGTDRDAGLDLGKLEEIASYFREVRKKYAKFEGALRGVDSRILVAQVPGGMLTNMENQLREQGASDKFDEVLKEIPRVRKDLGMIALVTPTSQIVGTQAVLNILTGERYKSISKETQGILKGEYGAAPAPFNKELQERVLDGAKAITCRPADLLEAEMDKLTAELKEVAGEKGIKLASDAVDDVLTYALFPQVGLKFLQNRGDADAFEPAPGAEKAEEKAPAATVAKKAAASDTGVYSVKVNGNSYVVEVSEGGDVSSVAPVAATPAAEPAGSAGSAGEGEPMPAPLAGNIWKVNVAAGDAVNEGDVLLILEAMKMETEVRAPRGGKVTSVGVREGDSVVVGDTLLAIA; encoded by the coding sequence ATGGCCAATGTAAAAAAACCACTGGGTATCACCGACGTTGTATTGCGTGACGCACATCAGTCACTGTTTGCGACCCGGCTGCGTCTTGAAGATATGCTGCCAATTGCTGAAAAACTGGACGATATTGGCTTCTGGTCCCTGGAAACCTGGGGCGGTGCGACCTTTGATTCCTGCATCCGTTTTCTGGGGGAAGACCCGTGGGAGCGTCTGCGCACCCTGAAAAAGGCCATGCCCAAAACCAGGCAGCAGATGCTGCTGCGGGGTCAGAACCTGCTGGGCTATCGTCATTACGCTGATGACGTTGTTGACAAGTTTATTGAGCGTGCCTGTGTGAATGGCATGGATGTATTCCGTGTCTTCGACGCCATGAACGATCCGCGTAACCTGAAGCAGGCGATGCAGGCGGTGAAGCGTCATGGCGGTCATGCCCAGGGTACTCTGTCTTATACGACCAGCGAAGTACACACGACGGATATGTGGCTGAGTCTGGCGAAGCAGATTGAGGATATGGGGGCTGACTCCCTGTGCATTAAGGATATGTCTGGCATCATTACGCCTGCCGACGTTTTCGATCTGGTGAAGCGCCTGAAGAAAGAAACTGATCTGGAGTTGCAGCTGCACTGCCACGCTACATCCGGTCTGTCTTCCATGTCCATCCTGAAGGCGGTGGAAGCAGGTATCGATCGTGTGGATACGGCTATTTCTTCCATGTCCATGACTTACGGTCACTCTCCAACCGAGTCTATTGTTGCGGCCTTGCAGGGTACTGACCGTGATGCGGGTCTGGATCTGGGTAAGCTGGAAGAAATTGCTTCCTACTTCCGGGAAGTGCGTAAGAAATACGCTAAATTCGAGGGCGCATTGCGCGGTGTTGACTCCCGTATCCTGGTCGCCCAGGTGCCGGGTGGCATGCTGACTAACATGGAAAACCAGCTGCGCGAGCAGGGCGCTTCTGACAAGTTTGACGAAGTGCTGAAAGAGATTCCTCGTGTTCGTAAGGACCTGGGAATGATCGCGCTGGTCACTCCAACCTCTCAGATTGTCGGCACCCAGGCAGTGCTGAACATTCTGACCGGCGAGCGTTACAAGTCTATTTCCAAGGAAACTCAGGGTATTCTGAAAGGCGAGTACGGCGCTGCACCCGCTCCGTTTAATAAAGAACTGCAAGAGCGTGTACTGGATGGTGCAAAAGCCATCACCTGTCGTCCAGCGGATTTGCTGGAAGCAGAGATGGATAAGCTGACCGCTGAGCTGAAAGAGGTGGCTGGTGAAAAGGGTATCAAGCTGGCTTCTGATGCAGTAGACGATGTTCTGACTTATGCCCTGTTCCCACAGGTCGGCCTGAAGTTCCTGCAGAATCGTGGTGATGCGGATGCCTTTGAACCTGCTCCGGGGGCTGAAAAGGCTGAAGAAAAAGCACCTGCTGCGACAGTAGCGAAGAAAGCCGCTGCTTCCGATACCGGCGTCTACAGCGTGAAGGTAAACGGCAATAGCTATGTAGTTGAAGTGAGTGAAGGTGGCGATGTTTCCAGTGTTGCGCCGGTTGCGGCAACGCCTGCTGCTGAACCTGCCGGATCGGCTGGCTCTGCTGGAGAAGGTGAGCCAATGCCTGCTCCTCTCGCGGGTAATATCTGGAAAGTGAATGTGGCTGCCGGCGATGCGGTGAATGAAGGTGACGTGCTGTTGATTCTGGAAGCCATGAAGATGGAAACCGAAGTGCGGGCGCCGCGCGGTGGCAAGGTCACTTCCGTGGGTGTTCGTGAAGGCGACAGTGTTGTCGTCGGCGACACTTTACTGGCCATTGCCTGA
- a CDS encoding OadG family protein: MVSSGLLLEGVNLMLFGMGFVFLFLTALVGVTSTMSKVVNRFFPDPLPAAPAPKAAAPAATASGDTELVAAITAAIKMHRNKL, encoded by the coding sequence ATGGTTTCATCGGGTTTGTTACTGGAAGGTGTGAACCTCATGTTGTTTGGAATGGGGTTCGTATTCCTGTTCCTGACGGCGCTGGTGGGTGTGACATCAACCATGTCGAAAGTGGTTAACCGCTTTTTTCCAGACCCTTTACCGGCGGCACCAGCGCCAAAGGCTGCCGCACCTGCTGCGACGGCCTCTGGTGATACTGAGCTGGTTGCTGCGATCACCGCTGCTATCAAAATGCATCGGAATAAACTGTGA
- a CDS encoding tRNA dihydrouridine synthase, giving the protein MNHITLAPMEGVVDYLLRELLSEIGGIDLCVTEFIRVTDTRLPTSVFHRICPELKHGCQTRAGTPVHIQFLGNNPQLLALNAAKAAEIGARGIDLNFGCPAKTVCRHKGGAILLQEPELIHDIVKAIRKAVPDEMPVTAKIRLGYLDGDLAIDNAKAIEDAGANGLAVHARTKLQGYKPPAYWEDIVAIREAVDIPVVANGDIFSVEDARRCREITGCQRIMVGRGVLRNPGLPKAIASSTADKHHCDEQHYGEQRWHQSLDILQRFTRKVVQVAEYPEADHPYGINNPKRYLDGRLKQWLSMMSKTSEQARQLFEQIKRETCIRGMSEKVYRAT; this is encoded by the coding sequence ATGAACCACATCACTCTCGCCCCAATGGAGGGCGTTGTTGACTATTTATTACGGGAACTGCTCAGTGAAATCGGGGGCATCGACCTGTGTGTCACCGAGTTTATTCGTGTGACCGATACTCGTTTGCCGACATCCGTTTTCCATCGTATCTGTCCGGAACTGAAACACGGCTGCCAGACCCGGGCCGGAACACCGGTTCATATCCAGTTTCTTGGCAACAATCCGCAGTTACTGGCACTGAATGCCGCCAAAGCCGCAGAAATTGGTGCTCGTGGAATCGACCTGAACTTTGGCTGTCCCGCAAAAACCGTTTGTCGCCACAAAGGCGGCGCCATCCTGCTACAGGAACCAGAGCTGATTCATGACATCGTAAAAGCTATTCGAAAGGCAGTACCAGACGAGATGCCGGTAACGGCAAAAATACGCCTGGGCTATCTGGATGGAGACCTTGCCATTGATAACGCTAAAGCCATAGAAGATGCGGGCGCAAACGGTCTGGCCGTACACGCCCGGACCAAGCTGCAAGGCTACAAGCCTCCTGCCTACTGGGAAGATATTGTGGCGATTCGGGAAGCGGTAGACATCCCGGTGGTGGCCAATGGCGATATTTTCAGTGTTGAAGACGCCCGCCGGTGCCGGGAAATTACCGGCTGCCAGCGCATTATGGTGGGGCGTGGGGTGCTACGTAATCCCGGCCTGCCAAAAGCCATTGCCAGCAGCACTGCTGACAAACATCATTGTGACGAGCAGCATTATGGCGAGCAGCGCTGGCATCAATCATTGGATATACTGCAACGTTTTACCCGCAAAGTGGTGCAGGTTGCCGAATACCCGGAAGCGGATCACCCTTATGGCATCAACAACCCTAAGCGCTACCTGGATGGACGCCTTAAACAATGGTTAAGCATGATGAGCAAAACCTCCGAACAGGCACGCCAGCTGTTTGAGCAAATCAAAAGAGAAACCTGCATCCGGGGAATGTCTGAAAAAGTATACAGAGCCACTTAA